A DNA window from Undibacterium sp. YM2 contains the following coding sequences:
- a CDS encoding histidine phosphatase family protein, with the protein MKPTEILLIRHGETAWNAERRLQGHLDIPLNAEGTRQAKALAWALQNEKLHAIVSSDLQRAVQTAGEIARLQGVSTRIDKGLRERCFGGFEGKLYSELPSLYRKEYNAWQAHEPDAQFPPGENEGETIRQFHKRVMEHVLHYAKQFEGKKIALVAHGGVLECAYRAAKDLPLNAPREVTIYNASINRFEVTGKEIKLVQWGDIAHLDADGLDEINQSRVEKH; encoded by the coding sequence ATGAAACCCACAGAAATTTTATTGATACGCCACGGCGAAACCGCCTGGAATGCCGAACGCCGTTTGCAAGGCCATCTCGATATCCCGCTGAATGCCGAAGGCACACGCCAGGCCAAGGCACTGGCCTGGGCATTGCAAAATGAAAAACTGCATGCGATAGTTTCCAGCGACTTGCAACGTGCAGTACAAACCGCCGGTGAAATCGCCCGCCTGCAAGGTGTCAGCACCCGCATAGACAAGGGTTTGCGTGAGCGTTGCTTTGGTGGTTTTGAAGGTAAGTTGTACAGCGAACTGCCCAGCCTGTACCGCAAGGAATATAACGCCTGGCAAGCGCATGAACCAGATGCGCAATTTCCACCTGGTGAAAACGAAGGCGAAACCATACGCCAGTTCCACAAACGCGTCATGGAACATGTGCTGCACTATGCCAAACAATTTGAAGGCAAGAAAATCGCCCTCGTCGCCCACGGTGGCGTACTCGAATGTGCCTACCGTGCTGCCAAGGATTTACCGCTGAATGCACCACGCGAAGTGACCATCTACAACGCCAGCATCAACCGTTTTGAAGTGACGGGCAAAGAAATCAAGCTGGTGCAATGGGGTGATATTGCGCATCTGGATGCCGACGGGCTCGATGAGATTAACCAGAGCAGGGTCGAGAAGCATTGA
- a CDS encoding M23 family metallopeptidase — protein sequence MRPTDKLLRIVSGGRLLFGTTRASRIVSVSALFFAVCAFGAAGVAPLAPDASDLPVKRIKEELSLPSLDEQVAALEAVDQQFIREATFKSSEQLATFLQRIGVDDEEAAQFIKSDNIARTILQFRADKTVAVKTDEEGELLWLQTTVSDGPDKPVRNIVINRDAHGKLTSSDVTAKLERRVEMATAYIRTAFYPAADDAMIPYNVTEQVKSMFETNVDYQRLQKGDYFNIVYESFWQNGERVRTGRVLAGEFSNSGKLYQAAWFEEAGGKGGYYTFDGKSLKKAFLKSPIEFTRVSSGFSMRVHPISGQWKQHKGVDFAAATGTPIRASADGVVDSAAPSNGYGNLVVLKHWNNYSTAYAHMSRFAPGIHKGSKVSQGDVIGYVGTTGWSTGPHLHYEFRVNNEARDPMSINMTEAAPLAAAEMNRFKGFAGDMIHRFNLLHPERMAETMRLAKRS from the coding sequence ATGCGTCCAACAGATAAATTACTTCGTATCGTCTCTGGCGGCAGGCTGTTATTCGGCACCACACGCGCTTCGCGCATCGTTTCTGTTTCCGCACTCTTCTTTGCTGTTTGCGCATTTGGCGCTGCTGGTGTTGCTCCTTTGGCACCAGATGCATCTGACTTGCCCGTCAAGCGCATCAAGGAAGAGCTGAGCCTGCCTTCCCTCGATGAACAGGTCGCCGCACTCGAAGCGGTTGATCAGCAATTCATCCGTGAAGCCACCTTCAAGAGCAGTGAGCAGTTGGCCACGTTCTTGCAGCGCATAGGCGTGGATGATGAAGAAGCGGCACAGTTCATCAAATCAGACAATATTGCACGTACTATCCTGCAATTCAGGGCTGACAAAACCGTGGCAGTTAAAACGGATGAAGAGGGTGAACTGCTGTGGTTGCAAACAACGGTCTCTGATGGCCCGGACAAACCAGTCAGAAATATCGTCATCAACCGCGATGCTCATGGCAAATTGACATCTTCCGATGTTACTGCCAAGCTTGAAAGACGTGTGGAAATGGCAACAGCCTATATCCGCACCGCCTTTTACCCGGCTGCCGATGATGCCATGATCCCTTACAATGTCACCGAACAGGTCAAGTCCATGTTCGAGACCAATGTTGATTACCAGCGCCTGCAAAAGGGCGACTATTTCAATATTGTCTATGAAAGTTTCTGGCAAAACGGTGAACGTGTCCGCACTGGTCGAGTACTTGCAGGGGAATTCAGCAATTCTGGCAAGCTGTATCAGGCTGCCTGGTTTGAAGAGGCTGGTGGCAAGGGTGGTTACTACACTTTTGACGGCAAGTCCCTCAAAAAAGCCTTCCTGAAGTCACCGATAGAATTTACCCGCGTATCTTCTGGCTTCTCCATGCGCGTGCATCCTATCTCCGGTCAATGGAAACAACACAAGGGTGTTGATTTTGCCGCTGCCACGGGTACACCTATCCGTGCCTCGGCTGATGGCGTGGTTGATTCCGCCGCTCCCAGCAATGGCTATGGCAACCTAGTTGTGCTCAAGCACTGGAATAACTACAGCACGGCCTATGCCCACATGAGCCGCTTTGCTCCCGGCATACACAAGGGCAGCAAGGTCAGCCAGGGCGATGTCATTGGTTATGTCGGTACTACCGGCTGGTCCACTGGCCCACATCTGCATTATGAGTTCCGCGTCAATAATGAAGCACGTGACCCCATGAGCATCAACATGACAGAGGCTGCACCACTTGCAGCCGCTGAAATGAACCGCTTCAAGGGTTTTGCCGGTGACATGATTCACCGCTTCAACCTGCTGCATCCTGAACGCATGGCAGAAACCATGCGTCTGGCCAAACGTTCATAA
- the dtd gene encoding D-aminoacyl-tRNA deacylase, whose amino-acid sequence MIALLQRVTEAKVVVDGNTIGAINAGLMVLVCAEREDTEKQADDLLKKLLAYRVFSDDAGKMNRSVTDVQGGLLLVPQFTLAADTNSGTRPSFTPAAPPELGRQLFDYFVAEARSKHAQVETGSFGADMKVSLTNDGPVTFWLKTK is encoded by the coding sequence ATGATCGCCCTACTCCAAAGAGTCACCGAAGCCAAAGTCGTCGTCGACGGCAACACCATAGGCGCCATCAATGCCGGCCTGATGGTCCTGGTCTGCGCCGAGCGCGAAGACACTGAAAAACAGGCCGACGACCTGCTAAAAAAATTACTCGCCTACCGCGTCTTCTCTGACGACGCAGGCAAGATGAACCGCAGCGTCACAGATGTACAAGGCGGCCTGCTCTTGGTACCGCAATTCACTCTGGCAGCGGATACCAATTCCGGCACGCGTCCGTCTTTCACACCGGCTGCACCACCAGAACTGGGCAGGCAATTATTCGATTACTTTGTTGCCGAGGCGCGCAGTAAACATGCGCAGGTAGAAACTGGCAGCTTTGGTGCCGACATGAAGGTCTCGCTGACCAATGATGGCCCGGTGACCTTCTGGCTAAAAACAAAATAA
- a CDS encoding NAD(P)/FAD-dependent oxidoreductase yields MNTQNKEAVHRITIVGGGAGGLELAVRLGKKLGKRGKAVITLVDASRTHLWKPLLHQVAAGTLDSHADEREYFALARSNHFDFRLGRMDGLSRDKKEIYLAPTLDENGIELLPRQAIPYDSLVIALGSQTNDFGTPGARENSIMLDSLAAAERFHQKLINCCLRAQTQDQVAGEGRFTVTIIGGGATGVELAAELHMTTKILSSYGLVNFHPEKDLKIVIVDASPRLLQMLPERLSESVARELRSIAIEVHTNEKVVEVSKAGVQMASGKFIPSGIVVWAAGIKAPEFLKDLDGLECNRINQLVVNRMLQTTRDPAIFALGDCCACPQGEGLPNVPPRAQSAHQQASMLAKSLVRQLQGKSLLEFTYKDHGSLVSLGNYSTVGSLMGAIASGSVFIEGTLAKWMYWSLHKHHQVAVNGLFHTWLSTWAETIDRVRNPRIKLH; encoded by the coding sequence GTGAACACGCAAAACAAGGAGGCAGTACATAGAATTACCATCGTTGGCGGTGGTGCAGGCGGGCTGGAACTGGCGGTTCGCTTGGGTAAGAAATTAGGTAAACGCGGCAAAGCCGTCATTACGCTGGTCGATGCCAGCCGCACCCATTTGTGGAAACCTTTATTGCATCAGGTGGCTGCAGGCACCCTCGACAGCCATGCTGACGAGCGCGAATATTTTGCCCTGGCCAGATCAAATCATTTTGATTTCCGTTTGGGGCGTATGGATGGTCTCTCACGTGACAAAAAAGAAATCTATCTCGCCCCTACGCTGGATGAGAATGGCATAGAGTTGTTGCCACGCCAGGCCATACCCTATGACAGTCTGGTCATCGCCCTGGGCAGCCAGACCAATGATTTTGGTACACCCGGTGCGCGTGAGAACAGCATCATGCTGGATTCTCTGGCGGCGGCTGAACGCTTCCATCAAAAACTCATCAATTGCTGCCTGCGTGCGCAGACACAGGACCAGGTTGCTGGTGAAGGGCGCTTTACCGTCACTATCATAGGTGGTGGTGCTACCGGGGTAGAACTGGCGGCTGAACTGCACATGACCACTAAAATCCTGTCCAGCTATGGACTGGTCAACTTCCATCCTGAAAAAGATTTAAAGATAGTTATTGTCGATGCCTCGCCACGGTTGCTGCAAATGTTGCCTGAGCGGCTGTCAGAATCTGTCGCCCGTGAATTGCGCAGCATCGCCATCGAAGTGCATACCAATGAAAAAGTGGTGGAAGTCTCCAAGGCGGGCGTGCAAATGGCCAGCGGTAAATTCATCCCTAGCGGCATCGTCGTATGGGCAGCCGGTATCAAGGCCCCTGAGTTTTTGAAAGACCTCGATGGACTGGAATGCAACCGCATTAACCAACTGGTGGTTAACCGCATGCTGCAAACCACACGTGACCCGGCCATTTTTGCCCTCGGTGATTGCTGTGCCTGCCCCCAAGGCGAGGGTTTGCCTAATGTGCCGCCGCGCGCCCAGTCTGCCCATCAGCAAGCCAGCATGCTGGCAAAGTCACTGGTGCGCCAGTTACAGGGCAAGTCCTTGCTGGAATTCACTTACAAGGACCATGGCTCGCTGGTATCGCTGGGTAACTACAGCACGGTAGGGAGCCTCATGGGCGCAATTGCCAGCGGCTCAGTCTTTATTGAAGGCACGCTGGCAAAATGGATGTACTGGTCCTTGCACAAACATCACCAGGTGGCAGTCAATGGTTTGTTCCATACCTGGCTGTCGACCTGGGCAGAGACCATAGACAGGGTACGTAATCCGCGTATCAAGCTGCATTAA
- a CDS encoding SRPBCC family protein, which translates to MSNNTDSIQRSIVINGTRERVWRALTNAEEFGAWFGVDLSGQVFAPGQRTRGLFTHPGCEGLMFDIVIQHIQPQDAMSFHWHPYAVDTAVDYSGEIPTLVSFNLQDAPGKAILLTVTESGFDKVPAHRRRIAFEMNTEGWEIQLQNLANHVGQ; encoded by the coding sequence ATGAGCAATAATACGGATAGCATACAGCGCAGCATCGTCATCAATGGCACGCGCGAGCGTGTGTGGCGCGCACTGACGAATGCAGAAGAATTTGGCGCATGGTTTGGTGTCGATCTGAGCGGCCAGGTATTTGCGCCGGGCCAGCGCACACGTGGGCTGTTTACCCACCCTGGTTGTGAAGGTTTGATGTTTGATATCGTCATTCAGCATATACAGCCACAAGATGCCATGTCTTTTCACTGGCACCCGTATGCAGTCGATACTGCTGTTGATTATTCTGGTGAGATACCGACGCTGGTCAGTTTCAATCTACAAGATGCACCTGGCAAGGCTATCTTGTTGACGGTGACCGAATCCGGTTTTGACAAAGTACCTGCGCATCGCCGCCGCATCGCTTTTGAAATGAATACAGAAGGCTGGGAAATACAACTGCAAAATCTGGCGAACCATGTCGGTCAATAA
- a CDS encoding LytTR family DNA-binding domain-containing protein, translated as MSSIKPKALIAEDEAILRHELQDALAQLWPELHIIAAVDDGIKAMQAITDLRPDIAFLDVRMPGLSGIDVARLAQHPCHIVFLTAHNDYAVDAFDQGAVDYLLKPLDLGRLALTVQRLKQRLSQQPADLSALQIKKPQEALRWIQASVGNQIRFINVSDVLCFRADSKYTKVITARLEAYIRTTIKDLAAQLDADKFWQISRSNIVNVAAIDAVQRSDGGLALRLQKEDEWLTVSQAYQHQFRQM; from the coding sequence ATGAGTAGCATCAAACCCAAAGCCCTGATCGCTGAAGATGAAGCCATCCTGCGCCATGAGTTGCAGGACGCTCTGGCGCAGCTATGGCCAGAACTGCACATCATCGCCGCTGTTGATGACGGCATCAAGGCCATGCAAGCCATTACCGACCTGCGCCCCGACATCGCCTTTCTGGATGTTCGCATGCCTGGCCTGAGCGGCATAGACGTGGCCCGCCTGGCACAGCATCCCTGTCACATCGTGTTTCTGACTGCCCATAATGATTATGCGGTTGATGCCTTCGACCAGGGTGCGGTAGATTACTTGCTCAAACCCCTGGATTTAGGAAGGTTGGCGCTGACAGTGCAAAGGCTGAAGCAGCGTCTGTCACAACAACCGGCTGACCTGTCCGCCCTGCAAATCAAAAAGCCGCAAGAAGCACTGCGCTGGATACAGGCGTCGGTCGGCAACCAGATACGCTTCATCAATGTCAGCGATGTGCTTTGTTTTCGTGCAGATTCCAAATACACCAAAGTCATCACTGCCAGACTTGAAGCCTATATCCGCACCACCATCAAGGACCTGGCAGCACAATTGGATGCAGACAAATTCTGGCAGATATCCCGCAGTAATATCGTCAATGTCGCAGCGATAGATGCGGTGCAGAGAAGCGATGGTGGCCTGGCTTTGCGTTTGCAGAAAGAGGATGAGTGGCTGACGGTTTCGCAGGCGTATCAACACCAGTTCCGCCAAATGTAG
- the dusB gene encoding tRNA dihydrouridine synthase DusB, whose protein sequence is MQIGSYVLRNNIFVAPMAGVTDRPFRQLCKELGAGYAVSEMAASNPKLWETEKSTRRTNHEGEMEPKAVQIAGADPQMLAECAKHNVDKGAQIIDINMGCPVKKVCNAWCGSALLQHESLVGQILDAVVGAVDVPVTLKFRTGWDRANKNALSIARMAEAAGIQMLTLHGRTRADGYKGDAEYDTIAAVKAAVNIPVVANGDITTPEKAKYVLEATGADAIMIGRAAQGRPWIFREIAHFLNTGEHLPAPLISEVRELMDNHLKAHYAFYGDYLGVRTARKHIGWYVQDLVGGEDFRQQMNLLTDCDEQLAAVSSFFDHMAGERLQYRPFEEKLAA, encoded by the coding sequence GTGCAAATCGGCTCTTACGTGCTGCGTAATAATATTTTTGTTGCTCCCATGGCTGGCGTGACTGACAGACCTTTCCGTCAGTTGTGCAAGGAACTGGGTGCGGGTTATGCCGTGTCTGAAATGGCGGCCTCCAATCCCAAACTCTGGGAAACAGAAAAATCCACGCGCCGTACCAACCATGAAGGTGAAATGGAGCCCAAGGCCGTGCAGATTGCCGGTGCAGACCCACAGATGCTGGCCGAATGTGCCAAACATAATGTTGATAAAGGTGCGCAAATCATCGATATCAACATGGGCTGCCCGGTTAAAAAGGTCTGTAATGCCTGGTGCGGCTCTGCCTTGTTGCAGCATGAAAGCCTGGTTGGTCAGATACTGGATGCCGTGGTTGGTGCAGTCGATGTGCCGGTGACACTGAAGTTCCGTACCGGCTGGGACAGGGCCAATAAAAATGCCCTGAGCATTGCCCGCATGGCAGAGGCGGCTGGCATACAGATGCTGACCCTGCATGGGCGCACCCGTGCCGATGGCTATAAGGGTGATGCCGAATATGACACCATTGCCGCCGTCAAGGCCGCAGTCAATATCCCCGTAGTTGCCAATGGCGACATCACAACACCGGAAAAAGCCAAATATGTCTTAGAGGCCACCGGTGCTGACGCCATCATGATAGGCCGGGCGGCGCAAGGCCGACCGTGGATCTTTCGCGAGATCGCCCATTTCCTCAATACCGGCGAGCATTTACCTGCTCCACTGATTTCTGAAGTTCGTGAACTCATGGATAACCATTTGAAAGCGCATTATGCGTTTTATGGTGACTACCTTGGCGTACGAACGGCACGCAAACATATAGGCTGGTATGTGCAAGACCTGGTAGGTGGTGAAGATTTCCGGCAACAAATGAACTTACTGACGGATTGTGATGAACAACTTGCCGCCGTCAGCAGTTTTTTTGATCACATGGCTGGGGAGCGGTTACAATACCGCCCCTTTGAAGAAAAACTGGCAGCATAA
- a CDS encoding sensor histidine kinase has protein sequence MTITHADKDESGTLNEWPLLPMLAVLGLLVYASLGPGRSAWLADSLAILLAYTLAQAGLCLSQKILWFKHASQRWAILALSVALALFAGLKAEAAFWPTMTTSHASWLLSAIILVFLLATVLPAAIDQEIRHRTQASLAAEASKHKVERQMLEARLAALQGQIEPHFLFNTLANTRALIHQDANQAEQMLNHLIAYLRAAMPDMRLSTTTLGQELDRAAAYLQIFQIRLGARFQFSVQATDEVRACLIPPLAIMSLVENAIKHGIEPQPGEVRIDICARSEAGQLLVTVSDNGRGFQDELGSGVGLLNVQERLLALFGEQAELQLQPGEKNGVCATISLPAKTGKLA, from the coding sequence ATGACGATAACTCATGCGGATAAGGATGAGTCAGGCACATTGAACGAGTGGCCGTTATTACCCATGCTGGCGGTGCTGGGTTTACTGGTTTATGCAAGCCTTGGCCCAGGGCGCTCAGCCTGGCTGGCAGATAGCCTGGCTATCCTGCTGGCCTATACTTTGGCGCAAGCTGGTTTATGTCTGTCGCAAAAAATACTGTGGTTCAAACATGCCAGCCAGCGCTGGGCTATTCTCGCCTTGTCCGTGGCGCTGGCATTGTTTGCAGGGCTCAAGGCAGAAGCTGCATTCTGGCCGACGATGACAACCAGCCATGCCAGCTGGTTATTGTCCGCAATCATACTGGTATTCCTGCTCGCCACCGTCTTGCCTGCTGCCATAGATCAGGAAATCAGACATCGTACCCAGGCCAGCCTGGCCGCGGAAGCCAGCAAGCACAAAGTCGAGAGACAAATGTTGGAAGCCAGACTGGCGGCACTGCAGGGCCAGATAGAACCACATTTTTTGTTTAATACTCTCGCCAATACCCGTGCCCTGATACATCAGGATGCAAATCAGGCAGAACAAATGCTGAACCATCTGATTGCCTATCTGCGTGCCGCCATGCCCGACATGCGCCTGAGTACCACCACCCTGGGACAAGAGCTGGACAGGGCAGCGGCGTATCTGCAAATCTTCCAGATACGCCTGGGTGCACGCTTTCAGTTTTCTGTGCAGGCCACAGATGAAGTGCGCGCCTGCCTGATCCCGCCACTGGCCATCATGAGCCTGGTGGAAAACGCCATCAAGCATGGCATAGAGCCCCAGCCGGGCGAGGTGCGTATAGACATCTGCGCCCGCAGTGAGGCTGGACAATTACTGGTCACAGTCAGCGACAATGGCCGTGGTTTTCAGGATGAACTGGGCAGTGGTGTGGGTTTGCTGAATGTACAGGAAAGATTGCTGGCCTTGTTTGGCGAGCAGGCCGAACTGCAATTGCAGCCGGGCGAAAAAAATGGAGTGTGCGCCACCATATCTCTGCCAGCCAAAACCGGTAAGCTGGCATGA
- a CDS encoding alpha/beta hydrolase-fold protein translates to MNNIRLFVLLLSLVGFANAGEKNEDIIVGTIETIHSKALDEDKKVWVYVPKPNAALGPEKPIYPVVYLLDGNDHFLSMMGLMEKKCRGIGHSCPQMILVAVTHNNRQRELTPTKAGSYAQPEKINENSGGGEAFSTYLEKELIPYINAKYPAAPYRVLVGHSLGGLTVLHNLINHSALFDAYLAIDPSAWWDNALLVKQMDVALRDGRLANKSLYLAVANTLAKGVSMDQVRSGSDQESRHIRSILKLIDSLDAHPQSGLRWKWKYYPDEGHGSIPILAEYDGLNFLFDFYKMADFVRLYDAKIDGAGELKHQFEKISARMGYKLLPDLETMDWLGQHFLREKKLKNANDFLSENVENYPRNALSHEGMGDYYLAANEQTKAKEAYQQAVKLDVSSKAKGKLEKLTK, encoded by the coding sequence ATGAACAACATTCGACTATTTGTTCTTCTGCTGAGTTTGGTTGGATTTGCCAATGCCGGAGAGAAAAACGAAGACATTATCGTGGGCACGATAGAGACCATACATTCAAAAGCTTTGGATGAAGATAAAAAAGTCTGGGTATATGTTCCTAAACCGAATGCTGCTCTGGGACCGGAAAAGCCTATCTATCCGGTCGTTTATTTGCTGGACGGCAACGATCATTTTCTTTCGATGATGGGTTTGATGGAAAAGAAATGCCGGGGCATTGGACACTCTTGCCCCCAAATGATCTTGGTTGCGGTTACCCACAATAACCGTCAACGTGAACTGACGCCGACGAAGGCAGGTTCGTATGCCCAGCCAGAAAAGATCAATGAAAACTCTGGTGGTGGCGAAGCTTTTTCTACTTATCTGGAGAAAGAACTGATTCCCTACATCAACGCAAAGTATCCGGCTGCTCCTTATCGGGTATTGGTTGGCCATTCTTTGGGTGGTTTGACCGTGTTACATAATCTGATCAATCACAGTGCATTGTTCGATGCCTATCTGGCGATAGATCCCAGTGCGTGGTGGGATAATGCCTTGTTGGTCAAACAAATGGACGTGGCGCTAAGGGATGGCCGCCTTGCTAACAAATCGCTATATCTGGCGGTTGCCAATACGCTTGCCAAAGGCGTGTCTATGGATCAGGTCAGATCTGGCAGCGATCAGGAAAGCAGGCATATCCGTTCGATACTCAAACTGATCGATTCATTGGATGCGCATCCACAAAGCGGTTTGCGCTGGAAGTGGAAATACTACCCGGACGAAGGCCATGGTTCTATTCCGATTTTGGCCGAGTATGACGGCTTGAATTTCTTGTTTGATTTTTACAAGATGGCTGATTTTGTGCGCTTGTATGATGCGAAGATAGATGGTGCAGGTGAACTGAAACATCAGTTTGAAAAAATAAGCGCGCGTATGGGCTATAAGCTTTTGCCCGATCTTGAAACGATGGATTGGTTGGGACAGCATTTCTTGCGTGAGAAAAAATTGAAGAATGCCAATGATTTTCTCAGCGAGAATGTGGAAAATTATCCACGCAATGCCTTGTCCCATGAAGGTATGGGTGATTACTACCTTGCTGCAAATGAGCAGACCAAAGCGAAAGAAGCCTATCAGCAAGCCGTGAAACTGGATGTCAGTTCCAAGGCTAAAGGAAAGCTGGAGAAATTAACGAAGTAA
- a CDS encoding helix-turn-helix transcriptional regulator: protein MSVNKTKSKASVSASSIISASDTSAQVFAALGDPTRLKLVAVLCAGGAFSISHLTQSTAISRQGVTKHLNVLAEAGVVSDIKIGRERLWQLQAESIDEARRTLESIGREWEMALGRLKRFVEKDD, encoded by the coding sequence ATGTCGGTCAATAAAACAAAGAGCAAGGCCAGCGTATCAGCCTCCAGCATCATCAGTGCCAGCGACACGTCTGCTCAGGTGTTCGCGGCACTTGGTGATCCCACACGCCTGAAGCTGGTGGCAGTGCTTTGCGCGGGTGGCGCTTTTTCGATTTCCCACCTGACGCAATCCACGGCCATCAGCCGCCAGGGCGTCACCAAGCACCTGAACGTACTGGCCGAAGCAGGTGTCGTCAGTGACATCAAAATTGGCAGGGAACGCCTGTGGCAACTGCAAGCTGAGAGCATAGATGAAGCCAGGCGCACCCTCGAATCCATAGGCCGCGAATGGGAAATGGCACTAGGCAGACTGAAGCGTTTTGTGGAAAAGGATGATTAG
- a CDS encoding SRPBCC domain-containing protein gives MKSYQQSLSIKASPAAVYAALTTVEGLRAWWTQDCAGGVAVGDTLEFRFSECYKDMRIEKLQADSEVRWLCTRAHIVAESVSLADEWVGTQLVFHISDAGLGKTQLDLEHIGLLPSLQCYALCQNGWQHFLASLQQYLETGTGTPFAVASDQQISSTERRVAA, from the coding sequence ATGAAAAGCTATCAGCAAAGCCTCAGCATCAAAGCCAGCCCTGCCGCGGTCTATGCCGCCCTGACCACCGTAGAAGGCTTGCGTGCCTGGTGGACCCAGGATTGTGCAGGTGGGGTAGCCGTTGGCGATACCCTGGAATTTCGCTTCAGTGAGTGTTACAAGGATATGCGTATAGAGAAGCTGCAAGCTGACAGTGAAGTGCGCTGGCTATGCACCCGCGCGCATATCGTGGCTGAATCAGTCAGCCTTGCTGACGAATGGGTGGGAACTCAGCTCGTATTCCATATCAGCGATGCAGGGCTAGGCAAGACGCAGCTGGATCTGGAACACATAGGTCTGCTACCCTCGCTACAATGCTACGCGCTTTGTCAAAATGGCTGGCAGCATTTCCTCGCCAGCCTGCAGCAGTATCTGGAAACTGGCACTGGCACGCCCTTTGCAGTGGCCAGTGATCAGCAAATCTCATCCACGGAAAGGAGAGTAGCAGCATGA
- the tyrS gene encoding tyrosine--tRNA ligase translates to MTSEHNSSSSENSGNASKIMPLSDAVQHALAVTKRGVDELLIESEFAQKLARSEQTGKPLRIKLGLDPTAPDLHLGHTVVLNKMRQLQDLGHTVIFLIGDFTSMIGDPSGRNATRPPLTREQIEENAQTYFKQAALVLDASKTEIRYNSEWSDPLGARGMIQLSSKYTVARMMERDDFTKRFKAGTPISVHEFLYPLMQGYDSVALKSDLELGGTDQKFNLLVGRELQKDYGQEPQCILTMPLLEGLDGVEKMSKSKNNYIAITEPANTMFAKIMSISDTMMWRYYELLSFCSLEQIAAYKKAVAEGQNPRDIKVAIAQEIVTRFHNRQAAEDALANFVNVTKGGIPDDLPEVSVSGAPIGIGQLLKQTNLCASSSEALRMVEQGGVRIDSVVISDKGLKVEAGTFVLQVGKRKFAKVTLTA, encoded by the coding sequence ATGACTTCTGAACATAATTCCAGCTCCTCTGAAAACTCTGGCAATGCCAGCAAAATCATGCCCCTTTCCGATGCAGTGCAACATGCACTGGCAGTGACCAAACGCGGTGTTGATGAACTGCTCATCGAATCCGAATTTGCCCAAAAACTGGCACGTAGCGAACAGACCGGCAAACCCCTGCGTATCAAGCTGGGCCTGGACCCGACTGCACCAGATTTGCACCTGGGCCACACTGTTGTACTCAACAAGATGCGCCAATTGCAAGATCTGGGCCATACCGTGATCTTTTTGATCGGCGATTTCACGTCCATGATCGGTGACCCGTCTGGCCGCAATGCCACCCGCCCGCCGCTGACGCGCGAACAGATAGAAGAAAACGCCCAGACTTATTTCAAGCAGGCTGCTTTGGTGCTGGACGCCAGCAAGACCGAGATACGCTACAACTCTGAATGGTCAGACCCGCTCGGTGCACGCGGCATGATACAACTGTCATCCAAGTACACCGTCGCCCGCATGATGGAGCGCGATGACTTCACCAAACGCTTCAAGGCTGGCACACCTATTTCCGTGCATGAATTCCTGTACCCGCTGATGCAGGGCTACGATTCTGTCGCCCTCAAATCTGACCTGGAACTTGGCGGCACTGACCAGAAATTCAACCTGCTGGTAGGTCGTGAACTGCAAAAAGATTATGGTCAAGAGCCACAATGTATCCTGACCATGCCTTTGCTCGAAGGCCTGGACGGCGTCGAGAAGATGTCGAAGTCCAAGAACAACTACATCGCGATCACTGAACCAGCCAATACCATGTTCGCCAAGATCATGAGTATTTCTGACACGATGATGTGGCGTTATTACGAGCTGCTGTCTTTCTGCTCGCTGGAGCAGATCGCTGCTTACAAAAAAGCCGTGGCTGAAGGCCAGAACCCGCGCGATATCAAGGTAGCGATTGCGCAGGAAATCGTGACGCGATTCCATAACAGGCAGGCGGCGGAAGATGCGCTGGCGAATTTTGTCAATGTTACCAAGGGTGGGATACCGGATGATCTGCCAGAAGTCAGCGTCAGCGGTGCGCCAATTGGCATAGGCCAGTTGTTAAAGCAAACGAATCTTTGCGCATCATCATCCGAAGCCCTGCGTATGGTGGAGCAAGGCGGCGTACGTATAGATTCCGTTGTTATCAGTGATAAGGGCTTGAAAGTGGAAGCAGGCACTTTCGTGCTGCAAGTTGGCAAGCGCAAGTTTGCAAAGGTGACGTTGACGGCTTGA